Proteins found in one Sphaeramia orbicularis chromosome 8, fSphaOr1.1, whole genome shotgun sequence genomic segment:
- the LOC115423663 gene encoding uncharacterized protein LOC115423663 isoform X2 encodes MAADFPQGVHLSDVKVVLMETLDQLEKEEFERFKWRLKNTRHNIPPHQLTDADRARTVDLMVSFARADAVNGTLALLPEIPRNDLLEPLRNRARDAGVMGSPR; translated from the exons AGGCGTCCATCTTTCAGACGTCAAAGTGGTTCTTATGGAAACTCTGGATCAGCTGGAGAAGGAGGAGTTTGAGCGTTTCAAGTGGCGTCTGAAGAACACCAGACACAACATCCCACCGCATCAGCTGACGGACGCAGACAGAGCCCGGACCGTGGACCTGATGGTGTCCTTCGCCCGCGCCGACGCCGTGAACGGAACCCTGGCCCTCCTACCTGAGATCCCCAGGAACGACCTGCTGGAACCTCTGAGGAACCGGGCCAG GGATGCAGGTGTGATGGGGTCACCACGGTAA
- the LOC115423663 gene encoding uncharacterized protein LOC115423663 isoform X3, with the protein MAADFPQGVHLSDVKVVLMETLDQLEKEEFERFKWRLKNTRHNIPPHQLTDADRARTVDLMVSFARADAVNGTLALLPEIPRNDLLEPLRNRARSIGMQV; encoded by the exons AGGCGTCCATCTTTCAGACGTCAAAGTGGTTCTTATGGAAACTCTGGATCAGCTGGAGAAGGAGGAGTTTGAGCGTTTCAAGTGGCGTCTGAAGAACACCAGACACAACATCCCACCGCATCAGCTGACGGACGCAGACAGAGCCCGGACCGTGGACCTGATGGTGTCCTTCGCCCGCGCCGACGCCGTGAACGGAACCCTGGCCCTCCTACCTGAGATCCCCAGGAACGACCTGCTGGAACCTCTGAGGAACCGGGCCAGGTCCATAG GGATGCAGGTGTGA
- the LOC115423663 gene encoding uncharacterized protein LOC115423663 isoform X1, translating to MAADFPQGVHLSDVKVVLMETLDQLEKEEFERFKWRLKNTRHNIPPHQLTDADRARTVDLMVSFARADAVNGTLALLPEIPRNDLLEPLRNRARSIGPFSCPSGLSSY from the coding sequence AGGCGTCCATCTTTCAGACGTCAAAGTGGTTCTTATGGAAACTCTGGATCAGCTGGAGAAGGAGGAGTTTGAGCGTTTCAAGTGGCGTCTGAAGAACACCAGACACAACATCCCACCGCATCAGCTGACGGACGCAGACAGAGCCCGGACCGTGGACCTGATGGTGTCCTTCGCCCGCGCCGACGCCGTGAACGGAACCCTGGCCCTCCTACCTGAGATCCCCAGGAACGACCTGCTGGAACCTCTGAGGAACCGGGCCAGGTCCATAGGTCCATTCAGCTGTCCATCAGGTTTGTCCTCTTACTAA